In Caballeronia sp. Lep1P3, a single genomic region encodes these proteins:
- a CDS encoding NADPH-dependent FMN reductase: protein MAYKIAVVVGSLRQGSFNKQLAHALESLAPGDFTFEHLDIGSLPLYSQDYDSDFPEAARTLKQKVSEADGLLFVTPEYNRSMPGVLKNALDWGSRPWGQSAWGGKPGAVIGTSVGAIGTAIAQSHLRGVCAYLDIALLGQPEMYIKHDENRIDANGNIVSDDTRKYLQTFMDKFAAWVRTHAAPTA from the coding sequence ATGGCCTACAAAATCGCGGTGGTCGTAGGAAGCCTGCGGCAAGGTTCGTTCAACAAGCAGCTTGCACACGCGCTCGAATCGCTCGCACCGGGCGATTTCACCTTCGAGCATCTCGATATCGGCAGCCTGCCGCTCTATAGCCAGGATTACGACAGCGACTTCCCGGAAGCCGCGCGCACGCTCAAGCAGAAGGTTTCGGAAGCCGACGGCCTCCTGTTTGTCACGCCCGAATACAACCGCTCGATGCCCGGCGTGCTCAAGAACGCGCTCGACTGGGGATCGCGCCCCTGGGGACAAAGCGCGTGGGGCGGCAAGCCGGGCGCGGTGATCGGCACATCGGTCGGGGCGATCGGCACGGCCATCGCGCAATCGCATCTGCGCGGCGTGTGCGCTTATCTCGACATCGCGCTGCTCGGCCAGCCGGAGATGTACATCAAGCACGACGAGAACCGCATCGACGCGAACGGCAACATCGTGAGCGACGACACGCGCAAGTACTTGCAGACCTTCATGGACAAATTCGCGGCGTGGGTGCGGACGCACGCGGCGCCCACCGCCTGA
- a CDS encoding DUF4148 domain-containing protein codes for MKRTLSVAVVVSALVGASPVFAQSAYGAKSRAQVKAELTSARRAGDLDAVNQLSYPQLRPYQERHAEAQARTGARAGNGAQ; via the coding sequence ATGAAACGCACGTTATCCGTGGCCGTCGTCGTGTCGGCGCTCGTCGGGGCATCGCCCGTGTTCGCGCAATCGGCCTATGGCGCAAAGTCGCGCGCGCAAGTCAAAGCGGAACTGACGAGCGCGCGTCGCGCCGGCGACCTCGACGCTGTCAACCAGCTCAGTTACCCGCAGTTGCGTCCGTATCAGGAACGCCATGCCGAGGCGCAGGCGCGCACCGGCGCGCGTGCCGGCAACGGCGCGCAGTGA
- a CDS encoding AEC family transporter has protein sequence MPSPVSSSLAALSALLGPLVTIILPVFGLIFAGYACRKLNKLGPAAASELNRFVVYLALPALLFDTMARTPLRMLDQPAFIAVFGIGSAVVFVLTLAVRLMQSRPLADASIDGLNAGYPNTGFVGLPLCLLAFGNASLAPAVIATIMTVCVMFGVAIVLIELGLQTESRLSATLWRVAKSLGKNPLLIAPVAGALMSGAGIAVPKGGEALIKLLGGAASPCALVALGLFLGAKGEARNARTTSALVALKLLAQPLLTWWLAFHLFALPPLWAKTAVILSALPTGTGPFMLAEFYRRDGSVTSSTILFSTVLSLVTVTVCLGLML, from the coding sequence ATGCCATCGCCGGTTTCCTCGTCACTCGCCGCGCTGTCCGCGCTGCTCGGTCCGCTCGTCACCATCATCCTGCCCGTGTTCGGACTGATCTTCGCCGGCTACGCGTGCCGCAAGCTGAACAAGCTCGGGCCTGCCGCCGCGTCGGAACTGAACCGCTTCGTCGTTTATCTGGCGCTGCCCGCGCTTCTCTTCGACACGATGGCCCGAACGCCGCTGCGCATGCTCGATCAGCCCGCGTTCATCGCGGTGTTCGGTATCGGGTCGGCGGTCGTGTTCGTGCTCACGCTCGCGGTACGGCTCATGCAGTCGCGTCCGCTTGCCGATGCGAGCATCGACGGCCTCAACGCCGGATATCCGAACACCGGCTTCGTCGGCTTGCCGCTGTGTCTGCTGGCGTTCGGCAACGCGAGCCTCGCGCCCGCCGTCATCGCGACGATCATGACCGTATGCGTGATGTTCGGCGTGGCGATCGTGCTGATCGAACTCGGCTTGCAGACGGAAAGCCGCCTGAGCGCGACGCTGTGGCGCGTCGCGAAGTCGCTCGGCAAGAATCCGCTGCTGATCGCGCCCGTCGCGGGCGCGCTGATGAGCGGCGCGGGCATCGCGGTGCCGAAGGGCGGCGAAGCGCTCATCAAGCTGCTCGGCGGCGCGGCGAGTCCGTGCGCGCTGGTCGCGCTCGGGCTCTTTCTCGGCGCGAAGGGCGAGGCCCGCAACGCGCGGACGACCAGCGCGCTCGTCGCGCTGAAGCTGCTCGCGCAGCCGCTTCTGACGTGGTGGCTTGCATTCCACCTGTTCGCGCTGCCGCCGCTGTGGGCGAAAACGGCGGTGATCCTGAGCGCGCTGCCGACAGGCACCGGTCCGTTCATGCTCGCGGAGTTTTATCGGCGCGACGGCAGCGTGACGTCCAGCACGATTCTTTTCTCGACCGTGTTATCGCTCGTCACGGTCACGGTCTGTCTCGGCCTGATGCTTTGA
- a CDS encoding lipocalin family protein, with product MKSKRPWTYGAAAFVVVAGLGALAALATRSAKRSGNAHVPEPSKAVDVERYLGHWFEFARYENRFERNAEAVTANYARREDGLVSIVNACRQGGLDGPYRASEGRAKIVTGSNGTKLKVSFFGPFYVGDYWILDHADDYTWSIVGEPTGRYLWILTREARPSAELRRTLLARAGALGYDVTMLRETQHA from the coding sequence ATGAAATCGAAGAGACCTTGGACTTACGGCGCGGCGGCGTTCGTCGTGGTCGCAGGGCTGGGCGCGCTCGCGGCGCTCGCCACGCGCAGCGCAAAGCGAAGCGGCAACGCGCATGTGCCGGAGCCGTCGAAAGCCGTCGATGTCGAACGCTATCTCGGCCACTGGTTCGAGTTCGCGCGCTATGAGAATCGCTTCGAGCGCAATGCGGAGGCCGTCACCGCGAACTACGCGCGGCGCGAGGACGGCCTCGTGTCCATCGTCAACGCGTGCCGGCAGGGCGGGCTCGACGGACCGTATCGCGCATCGGAAGGGCGCGCGAAGATCGTCACGGGATCGAACGGGACGAAGCTCAAGGTCTCGTTCTTCGGCCCGTTCTACGTGGGCGACTACTGGATTCTCGACCACGCCGACGACTACACATGGTCCATCGTCGGCGAGCCGACCGGCCGCTATCTGTGGATTCTCACGCGCGAGGCGCGCCCGTCGGCGGAACTGCGCCGCACGCTGCTCGCACGCGCCGGCGCGCTCGGCTACGACGTCACGATGCTGCGCGAAACGCAGCACGCTTGA
- a CDS encoding sigma-54-dependent Fis family transcriptional regulator translates to MRNDWTNVPADYSDVMRRAMESLFKTFENLSEGTFIVDADARVVWINKRYAARFGFSDPTDAIGLDCETVIPNSLMREVVATGKPILLDVLETGREPLVVTRLPLKDDQGATVGAIGFALFDEMKALTPLFAHYSRVQQELIATRQSLAQARRAKYTFASFVGTSAASLEVKRQARRAALVDSPVLLLGETGTGKELLAHAIHGASTRAAKPLVTVNVAAIPDTLLEVEFFGAAPGAYTGAERKGRIGKFELADGGTLFLDEIGDMPLPLQGKLLRVLQDKEFEPLGSNRIVRADTRIIAATSANLPALVAAGRFRADLFYRLNVLTIHAPPLRERLGDIEALAYAILEDLSAEARTGRIRQFVLHDDALRLLAACAWPGNVRELRNTLERALMLSDSEHIDARALAGFIDSKPAALPAPAERAAAEAPMPYAQAMNDFERRFLTDALRASGGRVAEAATRIGIGRATLYKKIAALGIAV, encoded by the coding sequence ATGCGCAACGACTGGACCAACGTTCCCGCCGACTACAGCGACGTCATGCGCCGCGCGATGGAGTCGCTTTTCAAGACCTTCGAGAATTTGAGCGAAGGCACTTTTATCGTCGATGCGGACGCGCGCGTCGTCTGGATCAACAAGCGCTATGCGGCGCGCTTCGGCTTCTCCGATCCGACCGACGCCATCGGCCTCGATTGCGAAACGGTGATCCCGAACAGCCTCATGCGCGAAGTCGTCGCGACCGGCAAGCCCATTCTGCTCGACGTGCTGGAAACGGGCCGCGAGCCGCTCGTCGTCACGCGCCTGCCGCTGAAGGACGATCAGGGCGCGACCGTCGGCGCGATCGGCTTCGCGCTCTTCGACGAGATGAAGGCGCTCACGCCGCTCTTTGCGCACTATTCGCGCGTGCAGCAGGAATTGATCGCGACGCGGCAATCGCTCGCGCAGGCACGGCGCGCGAAGTACACGTTCGCGAGTTTCGTCGGCACGAGCGCCGCGAGCCTCGAAGTGAAGCGCCAGGCGCGGCGCGCGGCGCTCGTCGATTCGCCCGTCCTGCTGCTCGGCGAAACCGGCACCGGCAAGGAACTGCTCGCGCACGCGATCCACGGCGCATCGACGCGCGCGGCCAAGCCGCTCGTCACCGTGAACGTCGCTGCGATTCCCGACACGCTGCTCGAAGTCGAATTCTTCGGCGCGGCGCCGGGCGCGTACACGGGCGCGGAACGCAAGGGCCGCATCGGGAAATTCGAACTCGCGGATGGCGGCACGCTCTTTCTCGACGAAATCGGCGACATGCCGCTGCCGTTGCAGGGCAAGCTCTTGCGCGTGCTTCAGGACAAGGAGTTCGAGCCGCTCGGCTCGAATCGCATCGTGCGCGCGGACACGCGGATCATCGCGGCGACATCGGCGAATCTGCCGGCGCTCGTCGCGGCGGGGCGGTTTCGCGCGGACCTGTTTTATCGGCTGAATGTGCTGACGATCCACGCGCCGCCTTTGCGCGAACGGCTCGGCGACATCGAAGCGCTCGCCTACGCGATCCTCGAAGACCTGTCCGCCGAAGCGCGAACGGGGCGCATCCGCCAGTTCGTCCTGCACGACGACGCGTTGCGCCTGCTCGCCGCCTGCGCGTGGCCCGGCAACGTGCGCGAGCTGCGCAACACGCTCGAACGCGCGCTGATGCTCTCCGACAGCGAGCATATCGATGCCCGCGCGCTTGCCGGGTTCATCGATTCAAAACCGGCCGCGCTGCCCGCGCCGGCGGAACGCGCGGCGGCCGAGGCGCCCATGCCCTACGCGCAGGCGATGAACGACTTCGAGCGCCGCTTTCTCACCGACGCATTGCGCGCGAGCGGCGGGCGCGTGGCGGAGGCGGCAACGCGCATCGGCATCGGGCGCGCGACGCTCTACAAAAAGATCGCGGCGCTCGGTATCGCGGTGTGA
- a CDS encoding GntP family permease, with protein sequence MSFLIVLAALAFLMLAAYRGYSVILFAPIAALAAVLLTDPAAVAPVFSGIFMEKMVGFVKLYFPVFLLGAVFGKVIELSGFSEAIVAAAIRYIGKSRVNAVIVAVCALLTYGGVSLFVVVFAVYPFAAEMYRQSNIPKRLMPGAIALGAFSFTMDSLPGTPQIQNIIPTTFFKTTGWAAPWLGVIGSVFIIVVGLTFLEVRRRSAMAKGEGYGTSLINEPERVESTNLPNPLLAIAPLVLVGVANFALTRWIPQWYGDSYTVTPGALPGVHTPVTTAIKPVIAIWAVEGALLLGILLVLVTAFPRVKERFAPGTRAAVAGALLAAMNTASEYGFGGVIAALPGFLIVSDALKSIPNPLVNAAISVSSLAGITGSASGGMSIALAAMSDVFIRGAEAAHIPLEVLHRVVAMASGGMDTLPHNGAVITLLAVTGLTHRESYRDIFAVTVIKTLAVFFVIGVYYATGIV encoded by the coding sequence ATGTCGTTCCTCATCGTGCTCGCCGCCCTGGCGTTCCTGATGCTGGCCGCCTATCGCGGCTACAGCGTCATCCTCTTTGCGCCGATCGCCGCGCTAGCGGCCGTCCTGCTCACCGATCCCGCCGCCGTCGCGCCGGTGTTTTCGGGCATCTTCATGGAGAAGATGGTCGGCTTCGTCAAGCTCTACTTCCCCGTGTTCCTGCTGGGCGCGGTGTTCGGCAAGGTGATCGAGCTGTCGGGCTTCTCCGAGGCGATCGTTGCCGCCGCGATCCGCTACATCGGCAAATCGCGCGTGAATGCGGTGATCGTCGCGGTGTGCGCGCTGCTCACCTATGGCGGCGTGTCGCTGTTCGTCGTCGTATTCGCGGTGTATCCGTTCGCGGCGGAAATGTACCGCCAGAGCAATATCCCGAAGCGGCTAATGCCCGGCGCCATCGCGCTCGGCGCGTTCTCGTTCACGATGGATTCGCTGCCCGGCACGCCGCAGATTCAGAACATCATCCCGACGACGTTCTTCAAGACGACCGGCTGGGCCGCGCCCTGGCTCGGCGTGATCGGCTCGGTGTTCATCATCGTGGTGGGACTCACGTTCCTCGAAGTGCGGCGTCGCTCCGCGATGGCGAAGGGCGAAGGCTACGGCACGTCGCTCATCAATGAGCCGGAGCGCGTCGAGTCGACGAATCTACCGAATCCGCTGCTCGCGATCGCGCCGCTCGTGCTCGTCGGCGTGGCGAACTTCGCGCTCACGCGCTGGATTCCGCAGTGGTACGGCGACAGCTACACGGTCACGCCCGGCGCGCTGCCCGGCGTGCATACGCCGGTGACGACGGCGATCAAGCCCGTCATCGCGATTTGGGCCGTCGAAGGCGCGCTGCTGCTCGGCATTCTGCTCGTGCTCGTGACCGCGTTTCCACGCGTGAAGGAACGTTTCGCGCCGGGCACGCGCGCCGCCGTCGCGGGCGCGCTGCTGGCCGCGATGAACACGGCGTCGGAATACGGCTTCGGCGGCGTGATCGCCGCGCTGCCGGGCTTTCTCATCGTGTCCGATGCGCTCAAGAGCATCCCGAATCCGCTCGTCAACGCGGCCATTTCGGTGAGTTCGCTCGCGGGCATCACGGGCTCGGCGTCGGGCGGCATGAGCATCGCGCTCGCGGCCATGTCGGACGTCTTCATCCGGGGCGCTGAAGCCGCGCACATTCCGCTCGAAGTGCTGCATCGCGTCGTCGCGATGGCGAGCGGCGGCATGGACACGCTGCCGCACAACGGCGCCGTCATCACGCTGCTCGCGGTGACGGGTCTCACGCACCGCGAGTCGTACCGCGATATTTTCGCCGTGACCGTCATCAAGACGCTCGCGGTGTTCTTCGTGATCGGCGTGTACTACGCGACGGGCATCGTTTAA
- a CDS encoding 3-hydroxybutyrate dehydrogenase, whose translation MTQSVSKTLAGKTALVTGSTSGIGLGIATALAQAGANLVLNGFGDVQGALAQIEAAGAQAVHHGADMTKPAEIEAMIAFATERFGALDVLVNNAGIQHVATIDEFPVDRWDAIIAINLSSAFHTMRVALPAMRARGWGRVINIASVHGLVGSAGKSAYVAAKHGILGLTKVAALENARTGVTVNAICPGFVLTPLVQKQIDDLAARESLCADAARAKLLGEKQPSAQFVTPQQIGDMAVFLCSDAASEMRGSALQIDGGWSAQ comes from the coding sequence ATGACTCAATCCGTATCGAAAACGCTCGCCGGCAAGACCGCGCTCGTCACCGGCTCGACGAGCGGCATCGGACTCGGCATCGCCACCGCGCTCGCGCAGGCCGGCGCCAACCTCGTGCTGAACGGTTTCGGCGACGTGCAAGGCGCGCTCGCGCAGATCGAGGCGGCCGGCGCGCAGGCCGTGCATCACGGCGCCGACATGACGAAGCCCGCCGAAATCGAGGCGATGATCGCGTTCGCGACCGAGCGCTTCGGCGCGCTCGACGTGCTCGTGAACAACGCGGGCATTCAGCACGTCGCGACCATCGACGAATTCCCGGTCGACCGCTGGGACGCGATCATCGCGATCAACCTCAGTTCGGCGTTTCACACGATGCGCGTCGCGCTTCCCGCGATGCGCGCGCGGGGCTGGGGACGCGTCATCAACATCGCGTCGGTGCACGGGCTCGTCGGATCGGCGGGCAAGTCGGCGTATGTCGCGGCGAAGCACGGCATTCTCGGGCTGACCAAAGTGGCCGCGCTCGAAAACGCGCGCACGGGCGTGACGGTCAACGCCATCTGTCCCGGCTTCGTGCTGACGCCGCTCGTTCAAAAGCAGATCGACGATCTCGCCGCGCGCGAATCCCTTTGCGCCGATGCCGCGCGCGCGAAGCTGCTCGGCGAGAAACAGCCGTCCGCGCAGTTCGTCACGCCGCAGCAGATCGGCGACATGGCCGTGTTCCTGTGTTCCGATGCCGCGAGCGAGATGCGCGGCTCGGCATTGCAGATCGACGGCGGCTGGAGCGCGCAGTAA
- a CDS encoding AI-2E family transporter, producing MNEHPDDPDLMPPLPGPRRPPAKILPPDAPGLRALASLVAVVVVICALYFGRAVMIPIILAILLSFLLAPFVEFLRRLRFGQVPSVIVAVVVALSVLTAVGALIGAQVAQLAGDLPKYQVAVERKVDSIQQMTVGRADAFLGRASRALKRLSPAREQEPRASEDNPAASPIDQPMPVEVHEPAPSPLELAQRFLSPVISPLETTGIVLVVAVFILLQREDLRDRLIRLFGSRDLHRATTAMDEAARRLSRYFLAQLGINMGVGIVISIGLVVIGVPGALLFGVMTALLRFVPYVGTWIAALVAVIFAAAVGPGWTMLIWTIVLYGVTDIVVGQIVEPLLYGHSTGLSPFAVIVAAIFWSWIWGPIGLVLSTPLTLCLVILGRHVDRLEFLDVLFGDRPALTPAENFYQRLLANDPDEALVQAESLLKERSLIAYYDEVALEGLRLAHNDVLRGVVTADQLRRINESALDIIEGLEDTEDIAPTVQRREEPPASPTLGDDAASVTSEMPPERFDPGAEGHTASVLCIAGRSELDDLAAAIAVQLFRKHGLGADITGYERFSRGRFGEVDLSGVTIICVVSFDAAESPPYLRNLLRRLHQRAPAAELIVGLVVAESPLQGEVLVRTSSAAVSFKELVDACVAAARRQSADGVSWAGLDAPAGKAASAVPNAADDELPALRNASSSA from the coding sequence ATGAACGAGCATCCAGACGATCCAGACCTCATGCCGCCACTTCCCGGCCCGCGCCGGCCACCCGCGAAGATTCTGCCGCCCGATGCGCCGGGCCTGCGCGCGCTGGCGTCGCTGGTGGCGGTCGTCGTTGTCATTTGTGCCTTGTACTTCGGGCGCGCGGTGATGATTCCGATCATCCTCGCGATTCTCCTGAGCTTCCTGCTCGCGCCGTTCGTCGAATTCCTGCGGCGGCTGCGCTTCGGGCAGGTGCCGTCGGTGATCGTCGCGGTCGTCGTCGCGCTCTCGGTGCTGACCGCGGTCGGGGCGCTGATCGGCGCGCAAGTCGCGCAGCTCGCGGGCGATCTGCCGAAGTATCAGGTCGCCGTCGAGCGCAAGGTCGACAGCATCCAGCAGATGACCGTGGGCCGCGCCGACGCGTTCCTCGGGCGCGCATCGCGTGCGCTCAAGCGCCTGTCGCCCGCGCGCGAACAGGAGCCGCGCGCGAGCGAAGACAACCCCGCCGCCTCGCCGATCGACCAGCCGATGCCCGTCGAAGTCCACGAGCCGGCGCCGTCGCCGCTCGAACTGGCGCAGCGCTTCCTGTCACCCGTCATCAGCCCGCTTGAAACCACCGGCATCGTGCTCGTGGTCGCGGTGTTCATCCTCCTGCAGCGCGAGGACTTGCGCGACCGGCTGATCCGCCTTTTCGGTTCGCGCGACCTGCACCGCGCAACCACCGCGATGGACGAAGCGGCGCGCCGCCTGTCGCGCTATTTCCTCGCGCAGCTCGGCATCAACATGGGCGTGGGCATCGTCATTTCGATCGGGCTGGTGGTGATCGGCGTGCCGGGCGCGCTGCTTTTCGGCGTGATGACGGCGCTCTTGCGCTTCGTGCCGTATGTCGGCACCTGGATCGCCGCGCTGGTCGCGGTGATTTTCGCGGCGGCAGTCGGGCCGGGATGGACGATGCTCATCTGGACCATCGTGCTCTACGGCGTCACGGACATCGTCGTGGGGCAGATTGTCGAGCCGCTTCTCTACGGCCACAGCACCGGCCTTTCGCCGTTCGCGGTGATCGTCGCGGCGATCTTCTGGAGCTGGATCTGGGGGCCGATCGGCCTCGTTCTGTCGACGCCGCTCACGCTCTGCCTCGTGATTCTCGGGCGTCACGTCGACCGGCTCGAATTTCTCGATGTTCTCTTCGGCGACCGGCCCGCGCTCACGCCCGCCGAGAACTTTTATCAGCGCCTGCTCGCGAACGATCCCGACGAAGCGCTCGTGCAGGCGGAATCGCTGCTGAAAGAGCGCTCGCTGATCGCGTATTACGACGAAGTCGCGCTGGAAGGCTTGCGGCTCGCGCACAACGACGTGCTGCGCGGCGTGGTGACGGCCGATCAGTTGCGGCGCATCAACGAATCGGCGCTCGACATCATCGAAGGTCTGGAGGATACGGAGGACATCGCGCCCACGGTGCAGCGCCGCGAAGAGCCGCCCGCGAGCCCGACTTTGGGCGACGACGCCGCGAGCGTCACTTCGGAAATGCCGCCCGAGCGCTTCGATCCGGGCGCGGAAGGGCATACGGCGTCGGTGCTGTGCATCGCGGGCAGAAGCGAACTGGACGATCTCGCGGCGGCCATCGCCGTCCAGCTCTTTCGCAAGCACGGCCTCGGCGCGGACATCACGGGCTACGAGCGCTTCTCGCGCGGACGCTTCGGCGAAGTGGACCTCTCCGGCGTGACGATCATCTGCGTCGTTTCGTTCGATGCCGCCGAGTCGCCGCCGTATCTGCGCAATCTGCTGCGGCGCCTGCATCAGCGCGCGCCCGCCGCCGAGCTGATCGTCGGGCTCGTGGTCGCGGAAAGCCCGCTCCAGGGCGAAGTGCTGGTGCGAACGAGTTCGGCGGCGGTGTCGTTCAAGGAACTCGTCGATGCCTGCGTCGCCGCCGCGCGCCGCCAGTCCGCCGATGGCGTGTCGTGGGCCGGTCTCGACGCGCCGGCCGGCAAGGCGGCGAGCGCCGTTCCGAACGCGGCGGACGACGAACTCCCGGCCCTGCGAAACGCATCGAGCAGCGCGTAG
- a CDS encoding glutathione S-transferase family protein has product MKLYHHPLSGHSHRARLFLHLLNIEHDEEVVDLAAGAHKSPAFLRLNHFGQVPVLIDGDHIIQDSNAILVYLASKTGATQWLPQTPAEAAAVQRWLSVAAGQIAFGPAAARLVTVFGRKFDADEVIARAHAVLRVIDDELQARDWIADIGSAHPTIADIALYSYISSAPEGNVDLSGYRHVNAWLARIEALPGFVRFQKTAVGLAA; this is encoded by the coding sequence ATGAAGCTATATCACCATCCGCTGTCGGGACACTCGCATCGCGCGCGGCTCTTCCTGCATCTGCTGAACATTGAACACGACGAAGAAGTGGTCGATCTTGCCGCCGGCGCGCACAAATCGCCCGCATTCTTGCGCCTCAATCACTTCGGTCAAGTGCCGGTTCTGATCGACGGCGATCACATCATCCAGGATTCCAACGCGATTCTCGTTTATCTCGCGAGCAAAACCGGCGCGACGCAATGGCTGCCGCAAACGCCCGCCGAAGCCGCCGCCGTGCAGCGCTGGCTTTCCGTGGCGGCGGGACAAATCGCGTTCGGACCGGCGGCGGCGCGCCTCGTCACCGTGTTCGGCCGAAAGTTCGATGCCGATGAAGTCATCGCGCGCGCGCATGCGGTGCTCAGAGTCATCGACGATGAGCTGCAAGCGCGCGACTGGATCGCGGATATCGGCAGCGCGCATCCGACCATCGCGGACATCGCGCTCTACAGCTATATCTCGAGCGCGCCGGAAGGCAACGTCGATCTCTCGGGTTATCGCCATGTGAACGCGTGGCTGGCGCGCATCGAAGCGTTGCCGGGCTTCGTGCGCTTCCAGAAGACCGCCGTGGGCCTCGCCGCCTGA
- a CDS encoding pyridoxamine 5'-phosphate oxidase family protein: MSETSTVEASPWHSGEIAMQTAAGVHERMRDVGRRVLRDYMPEQHRQFFAQLPFVAAGTVDQDGDAWATFLTGRPAFLHAPDARTLRVAHTRDPLDPADAGLADGASIGLLGIELHTRRRNRANGVIRRRSTQTHAFDVGIEQSFGNCPQYIQLRDFAFVRDTPGSSTPILLDAQSPRMRAMIDRADTFFVASYFDRADGHRQVDVSHRGGKAGFVRVSNDGTLTIPDFAGNLFFNTLGNIAVNGRAGLFFADFETGDTLQLTGDAQVLNDSPETAAFQGAERLWRFTPRRIVLREDALPLRWASRREGASPNSLMTGDWKQAAERMKAAALANAWRPYRVSRIADESDAIRSFWLEPADGAGIVPHAAGQHLPLRVTLPGDAKPLVRTYTLSVGPADGAYRISVKREGRVSAYLHDTLETGSIVEARAPAGNFTIDPFEARPAVLLGAGVGITPLLAMLRHVVYEGLRKRRVRPVWLIASARTLASRAFTAEIDALAQSAGGAVRVIRVLSDTQGAQFKRDYDVSGRIDIDLLTSFLPFNDYDFYLCGPGAFMQSLYDGLRALNIADARIHAEAFGPASLARTPDRGVEKAPMRPPATQAVPVRFVKSARDAQWTPDSGTLLEFAQALGVDAESSCRGGTCGTCRTPIVSGAVSYASEPAFEVGDDEALICCARPAADTQRTLELDL; encoded by the coding sequence ATGTCCGAGACTTCAACCGTCGAAGCATCGCCGTGGCATTCCGGCGAAATCGCCATGCAGACAGCAGCAGGCGTGCACGAGCGCATGCGCGATGTGGGCCGGCGCGTGCTGCGCGACTACATGCCGGAGCAGCATCGGCAATTTTTCGCGCAGTTGCCGTTCGTCGCCGCCGGCACCGTCGATCAGGACGGCGACGCCTGGGCGACCTTTCTCACCGGCCGCCCGGCTTTTCTGCACGCGCCGGACGCCAGAACGCTTCGCGTGGCGCACACACGCGATCCGCTCGATCCCGCCGACGCCGGCCTCGCCGATGGCGCATCCATCGGCTTGCTCGGCATCGAACTGCACACGCGCCGCCGCAATCGCGCGAACGGCGTGATTCGTCGCAGGAGCACGCAGACGCACGCGTTCGACGTCGGCATCGAGCAGAGCTTCGGCAATTGCCCGCAGTACATCCAGTTGCGCGACTTCGCGTTCGTGCGCGACACGCCGGGTTCATCGACGCCTATCCTGCTCGATGCGCAATCGCCGCGCATGCGCGCGATGATCGACCGCGCCGATACGTTCTTCGTCGCGTCGTACTTCGACCGCGCGGACGGGCATCGGCAAGTGGACGTGTCGCATCGTGGCGGCAAGGCGGGTTTCGTGCGCGTCTCGAACGACGGCACGCTGACCATTCCAGATTTCGCCGGCAATCTGTTCTTCAACACGCTCGGCAATATCGCGGTGAATGGCCGCGCGGGCCTCTTCTTCGCCGACTTCGAAACCGGCGACACGCTGCAACTCACGGGCGATGCGCAAGTGCTGAACGATTCGCCGGAAACCGCCGCGTTTCAGGGCGCGGAACGGCTGTGGCGCTTCACGCCGCGCCGGATCGTGCTGCGCGAGGACGCGTTGCCGCTGCGCTGGGCGTCTCGTCGGGAAGGCGCGTCGCCCAATTCGCTGATGACCGGCGACTGGAAACAGGCCGCGGAGCGCATGAAGGCGGCCGCGCTCGCGAATGCGTGGCGGCCGTATCGCGTGAGCAGGATCGCCGATGAAAGCGATGCGATTCGCTCGTTCTGGCTCGAACCGGCGGACGGCGCGGGCATCGTGCCGCACGCAGCCGGCCAGCACTTGCCGCTGCGCGTCACGCTGCCGGGCGACGCGAAGCCGCTCGTGCGGACGTACACGCTGTCGGTCGGGCCGGCGGACGGCGCGTATCGCATCAGCGTGAAGCGCGAGGGGCGCGTGTCGGCTTATCTGCACGATACGTTGGAGACGGGCAGCATCGTCGAGGCGCGCGCGCCGGCGGGCAACTTCACGATCGATCCGTTCGAAGCGCGCCCCGCCGTGCTGCTCGGAGCGGGCGTCGGCATCACGCCGCTGCTCGCGATGCTGCGGCATGTCGTCTACGAAGGGCTGCGCAAACGGCGCGTGCGTCCGGTATGGCTGATCGCGTCGGCGCGCACGCTCGCGAGCCGCGCGTTCACCGCCGAAATCGACGCGCTCGCGCAAAGCGCGGGCGGCGCGGTTCGCGTGATCCGCGTGCTGAGCGATACGCAAGGCGCGCAGTTCAAGCGCGATTACGACGTGTCGGGGCGCATCGACATCGATCTGTTGACGAGCTTCCTGCCCTTCAACGACTACGACTTCTATCTGTGCGGACCGGGCGCGTTCATGCAATCGCTGTACGACGGCTTGCGCGCACTGAACATCGCCGATGCGCGCATTCATGCCGAAGCGTTCGGTCCCGCATCGCTTGCTCGCACGCCGGATCGCGGCGTCGAAAAAGCGCCGATGCGCCCGCCCGCCACGCAAGCCGTGCCGGTGCGCTTCGTGAAGTCCGCGCGCGACGCGCAATGGACGCCCGATAGCGGCACGCTGCTCGAATTCGCGCAGGCGCTCGGCGTCGATGCGGAATCGAGTTGTCGCGGCGGCACATGCGGCACATGCCGGACGCCCATCGTGAGCGGCGCGGTGTCGTATGCGAGCGAGCCGGCGTTCGAAGTCGGCGACGACGAAGCGCTGATCTGCTGCGCGCGGCCCGCCGCCGACACGCAACGCACGCTCGAACTCGATCTGTAA